From Drosophila yakuba strain Tai18E2 chromosome 2L, Prin_Dyak_Tai18E2_2.1, whole genome shotgun sequence, one genomic window encodes:
- the LOC6526315 gene encoding zinc finger protein ush isoform X2, with product MLSSNTRGDCSDTTEEMTVDSRDSKDLSAQEMGEQKQQQMEDHLEDQLDNSRDPQNNNNNIDEDDDEDADFEQPEHANPQQDQDLGETEMEQDHDLQQEEQQELPANSPSTPPRSPSSPPLIPKLEQPATPPSEAEASPCPSPSPSPSPSPCPTPKYPKVRLNALLASDPALKPDAKELTLPDARLLAPPPLVKPETQAQPDVAEPLLKPARFMCLPCGIAFSSPSTLEAHQAYYCSHRIKDADEAGSDKSGAGGSAAAAGEAAGLAGGSSEPPAKMARTGKQYGCTQCSYSADKKVSLNRHMRMHQTSPAAPTLASLPSLLQNGIAPPGVTPNPMEDSSSQQTDRYCSHCDIRFNNIKTYRAHKQHYCSSRRPEGQLTPKPAASPGAGSGPGSTGGSIGVAAQVAAPGKMSPQARNKTPTPAMVAVAAAAAAAAASLQATPHSHPPFLALPTHPIIIVPCSLIRAASFIPGPLPTPNSGIVNPETTCFTVDNGTIKPLATALIGASLEPERPSAPSSAAEATEAKSSPPEPKRKEAGQTRESAPLDLSLRRSPITLNSLSLRQRQLRNALLDVEEVLLAGAGTSKENAETPRGGGSVTPEQIVCAPSLPSSPSMSPSPKRRAISPRSSGAGSASSMSPPGLNVAVPHLLDMRSMLPADFGLSESLLAKTNPELALKLAAAAAAAAVAGSSGAAAFPPSPLPAQASSGNPGSGGSAGGAQQPQIYVKKGVSKCMECNIVFCKYENYLAHKQHYCSARSQEGASEVDVKSAVSPSVVGAGGLGSGGAEAASTVETTPVAYQQLICAACGIKYTSLDNLRAHQNYYCPKGGAAAAPAATPTDPGQLAMAKEKCGKCKTLHEIGLPCPPPVANPLAAPPANPQPASNSLNKCPVCGVVSPTAALAKKHMEMHGTVKAYRCSICQYKGNTLRGMRTHIRTHFDKKTSDVNEELYMTCIFEEDVTALSQELVPSTAASATSVHDSMDHPSQMFNCDYCNYVSTYKGNVLRHMKLMHPHVAINSPSISPDTRDQDVTSNTTPNQHSNSDGSNGEATSFHIKSEPLDPPPTVNLVHENNNSPIATPHIKAEPIEVGADAAAGGLVPPMTSPLGNSSSMAAAAAAAAEVMKKYCSTCDISFNYVKTYLAHKQFYCKNKPIRPEASDSPSPNHLGGGVAVGLGIGGLVGGHGQQKNKENLQEAAI from the exons ATGCTCAGCAGCAATACAAGAG GTGATTGTTCCGATACCACAGAAGAGATGACCGTCGACAGCAGAG ATTCCAAAGATCTGAGCGCTCAGGAAATGGGcgagcagaagcagcagcaaatggagGACCACCTGGAGGATCAGTTGGACAACTCCAGAGACCCCcagaacaacaataacaacatcGACGAAGACGACGATGAAGATGCTGACTTTGAGCAGCCAGAACATGCCAATCCCCAACAGGATCAGGATTTGGGGGAGACAGAGATGGAGCAGGATCATGATctgcagcaggaggagcagcaggaactGCCTGCAAACAGCCCAAGCACTCCGCCCAGGAGTCCCAGCTCTCCCCCGCTGATTCCCAAGCTGGAACAGCCAGCCACGCCGCCCTCGGAGGCGGAAGCCTCTCCGTGCCCCTCACCTTCACCCTCACCCTCGCCCTCGCCATGCCCCACGCCCAAGTATCCCAAAGTGCGTTTGAATGCGCTCCTGGCCTCAGACCCTGCCCTCAAGCCGGATGCTAAGGAGCTGACTCTGCCGGACGCTCGACTCCTGGCTCCGCCGCCGCTCGTCAAGCCGGAGACACAGGCGCAGCCGGATGTAGCGGAACCTCTGCTTAAACCAGCCAGATTTATGTGCCTGCCCTGTGGGATTGCATTCAGTTCGCCCTCAACTCTGGAGGCCCATCAAGCCTACTATTGCTCTCATAGGATTAAGGACGCGGACGAGGCTGGCAGTGATAAGTCAGGGGCAGGAGGATCGGCAGCCGCAGCTGGCGAGGCAGCGGGATTAGCAGGAGGCTCCTCCGAGCCTCCAGCCAAAATGGCCAGGACAGGAAAGCAGTATGGCTGCACCCAGTGCTCCTACAGCGCGGATAAGAAGGTGTCCCTAAACCGCCACATGCGCATGCACCAGACTTCGCCGGCAGCTCCCACACTGGCCAGTTTGCCCAGCCTCCTCCAGAACGGAATAGCTCCTCCGGGAGTCACGCCCAATCCGATGGAGGATAGCTCTAGTCAA CAAACCGATCGCTACTGCAGCCACTGTGATATCCGGTTCAACAACATCAAGACCTATCGAGCGCACAAGCAGCACTACTGCAGTTCGCGGCGGCCGGAGGGACAGCTCACGCCCAAACCAGCCGCATCTCCGGGAGCAGGATCCGGACCAGGTTCCACTGGGGGATCTATCGGAGTAGCTGCCCAGGTGGCTGCGCCCGGCAAGATGAGTCCGCAGGCCAGGAACAAGACTCCGACTCCCGCGATGGTGGCCGTcgcagctgcagcggcggctgctgctgcctcccTCCAGGCCACACCTCATTCGCATCCACCTTTCCTAGCACTGCCCACCCACCCGATCATTATTGTGCCCTGCTCGCTGATCCGGGCAGCCAGCTTCATTCCAGGCCCACT GCCCACACCAAACTCGGGGATCGTGAATCCAGAAACCACCTGTTTTACCGTGGACAACGGAACGATTAAGCCACTGGCCACTGCCCTAATTGGCGCCTCCTTGGAGCCCGAACGTCCCTCAGCTCCATCGTCTGCTGCCGAGGCCACAGAAGCCAAGAGCAGTCCTCCGGAGCCCAAGCGAAAAGAAGCAGGGCAAACTAG AGAATCTGCGCCTCTAGATCTTTCGCTGCGTCGATCGCCCATCACCCTGAACTCGCTGAGCCTGCGGCAGCGCCAGCTGCGCAATGCCCTTTTGGATGTGGAGGAAGTACTCCTTGCCGGCGCAGGAACTAGCAAGGAGAATGCGGAGACTCCGAGAGGAGGAGGGAGTGTGACTCCCGAGCAGATCGTTTGCGCTCCCTCCCTGCCGAGCAGTCCTTCGATGAGCCCCTCTCCCAAAAGACGAGCCATCAGTCCACGCAGTTCCGGGGCTGGTAGTGCCTCCTCCATGTCACCACCTGGTCTCAATGTCGCTGTTCCCCATCTGCTGGACATGCGCTCCATGCTACCCGCGGACTTTGGACTCTCCGAGTCgctgttggccaaaaccaaCCCAGAACTGGCTCTGAAActggcggcggcagcggccgCAGCTGCTGTGGCGGGCAGTAGTGGAGCAGCAGCCTTTCCGCCCTCTCCTCTTCCTGCCCAAGCTAGTAGCGGGAATCCTGGAAGTGGAGGATCGGCAGGTGGCGCCCAGCAGCCCCAGATCTATGTGAAAAAGGGCGTGTCCAAGTGCATGGAGTGCAATATTGTGTTCTGCAAGTATGAGAACTACCTGGCACACAAGCAGCATTATTGCTCGGCCAGGAGCCAAGAGGGTGCTAGTGAAGTGGATGTCAAGTCGGCCGTTTCACCATCCGTCGTTGGAGCTGGAGGACTAGGAAGCGGAGGAGCAGAAGCTGCTTCGACTGTGGAAACCACTCCGGTGGCATATCAACAGTTGATCTGCGCTGCCTGCGGAATTAAGTACACTTCCCTGGACAACCTGCGCGCCCATCAGAACTACTATTGTCCCAagggaggagcagctgctgccccCGCCGCGACGCCCACTGATCCCGGCCAGCTGGCCATGGCAAAGGAGAAGTGCGGAAAGTGCAAGACACTGCATGAAATTGGCCTGCCTTGTCCACCCCCCGTCGCCAATCCCCTCGCAGCGCCACCAGCCAATCCCCAACCCGCCTCCAATAGTCTGAACAAGTGTCCCGTTTGCGGGGTGGTGAGTCCCACCGCGGCACTGGCCAAGAAACACATGGAGATGCACGGAACAGTAAAGGCCTACCGCTGCAGCATCTGCCAGTACAAGGGGAACACTCTTCGCGGCATGCGCACCCACATTCGAACCCATTTCGACAAGAAGACTAGCGACGTCAACGAGGAGCTCTACATGACCTGCATCTTTGAGGAGGATGTGACCGCGCTGAGTCAGGAGCTGGTTCCTTCAACAGCGGCATCTGCCACAAGTGTACACGATTCCATGGATCATCCCTCGCAGATGTTCAACTGTGATTACTGCAACTATGTTTCCACCTACAAGGGCAATGTG CTGCGCCACATGAAGCTGATGCATCCCCATGTGGCCATCAACTCACCCTCCATTTCCCCCGACACCAGAGACCAGGATGTGACTTCCAACACCACTCCCAACCAACACTCGAATTCCGATGGATCCAACGGAGAGGCAACCAG CTTCCACATTAAATCGGAGCCCCTGGATCCACCCCCGACTGTGAATCTGGTGCACGAGAACAACAACTCGCCGATCGCCACGCCACATATTAAGGCTGAGCCAATCGAGGTCGGAGCGGATGCTGCGGCCGGCGGGCTGGTTCCGCCGATGACTTCTCCGCTgggaaacagcagcagcatggctgccgcagcagctgccgccgccgaGGTGATGAAGAAGTACTGCTCGACCTGTGACATATCATTCAACTACGTGAAAACCTACCTGGCCCATAAGCAGTTTTACTGCAAAAACAAGCCGATTCGCCCAGAGGCCAGCGACAGCCCCAGTCCGAACCACCTGGGCGGAGGCGTTGCCGTGGGCCTGGGCATTGGCGGCCTGGTCGGTGGACACGGCCAGCAGAAGAACAAGGAGAACCTGCAGGAGGCGGCCATTTGA
- the LOC6526315 gene encoding zinc finger protein ush isoform X1: MSRRKQSNPKPLNKGDCSDTTEEMTVDSRDSKDLSAQEMGEQKQQQMEDHLEDQLDNSRDPQNNNNNIDEDDDEDADFEQPEHANPQQDQDLGETEMEQDHDLQQEEQQELPANSPSTPPRSPSSPPLIPKLEQPATPPSEAEASPCPSPSPSPSPSPCPTPKYPKVRLNALLASDPALKPDAKELTLPDARLLAPPPLVKPETQAQPDVAEPLLKPARFMCLPCGIAFSSPSTLEAHQAYYCSHRIKDADEAGSDKSGAGGSAAAAGEAAGLAGGSSEPPAKMARTGKQYGCTQCSYSADKKVSLNRHMRMHQTSPAAPTLASLPSLLQNGIAPPGVTPNPMEDSSSQQTDRYCSHCDIRFNNIKTYRAHKQHYCSSRRPEGQLTPKPAASPGAGSGPGSTGGSIGVAAQVAAPGKMSPQARNKTPTPAMVAVAAAAAAAAASLQATPHSHPPFLALPTHPIIIVPCSLIRAASFIPGPLPTPNSGIVNPETTCFTVDNGTIKPLATALIGASLEPERPSAPSSAAEATEAKSSPPEPKRKEAGQTRESAPLDLSLRRSPITLNSLSLRQRQLRNALLDVEEVLLAGAGTSKENAETPRGGGSVTPEQIVCAPSLPSSPSMSPSPKRRAISPRSSGAGSASSMSPPGLNVAVPHLLDMRSMLPADFGLSESLLAKTNPELALKLAAAAAAAAVAGSSGAAAFPPSPLPAQASSGNPGSGGSAGGAQQPQIYVKKGVSKCMECNIVFCKYENYLAHKQHYCSARSQEGASEVDVKSAVSPSVVGAGGLGSGGAEAASTVETTPVAYQQLICAACGIKYTSLDNLRAHQNYYCPKGGAAAAPAATPTDPGQLAMAKEKCGKCKTLHEIGLPCPPPVANPLAAPPANPQPASNSLNKCPVCGVVSPTAALAKKHMEMHGTVKAYRCSICQYKGNTLRGMRTHIRTHFDKKTSDVNEELYMTCIFEEDVTALSQELVPSTAASATSVHDSMDHPSQMFNCDYCNYVSTYKGNVLRHMKLMHPHVAINSPSISPDTRDQDVTSNTTPNQHSNSDGSNGEATSFHIKSEPLDPPPTVNLVHENNNSPIATPHIKAEPIEVGADAAAGGLVPPMTSPLGNSSSMAAAAAAAAEVMKKYCSTCDISFNYVKTYLAHKQFYCKNKPIRPEASDSPSPNHLGGGVAVGLGIGGLVGGHGQQKNKENLQEAAI, encoded by the exons GTGATTGTTCCGATACCACAGAAGAGATGACCGTCGACAGCAGAG ATTCCAAAGATCTGAGCGCTCAGGAAATGGGcgagcagaagcagcagcaaatggagGACCACCTGGAGGATCAGTTGGACAACTCCAGAGACCCCcagaacaacaataacaacatcGACGAAGACGACGATGAAGATGCTGACTTTGAGCAGCCAGAACATGCCAATCCCCAACAGGATCAGGATTTGGGGGAGACAGAGATGGAGCAGGATCATGATctgcagcaggaggagcagcaggaactGCCTGCAAACAGCCCAAGCACTCCGCCCAGGAGTCCCAGCTCTCCCCCGCTGATTCCCAAGCTGGAACAGCCAGCCACGCCGCCCTCGGAGGCGGAAGCCTCTCCGTGCCCCTCACCTTCACCCTCACCCTCGCCCTCGCCATGCCCCACGCCCAAGTATCCCAAAGTGCGTTTGAATGCGCTCCTGGCCTCAGACCCTGCCCTCAAGCCGGATGCTAAGGAGCTGACTCTGCCGGACGCTCGACTCCTGGCTCCGCCGCCGCTCGTCAAGCCGGAGACACAGGCGCAGCCGGATGTAGCGGAACCTCTGCTTAAACCAGCCAGATTTATGTGCCTGCCCTGTGGGATTGCATTCAGTTCGCCCTCAACTCTGGAGGCCCATCAAGCCTACTATTGCTCTCATAGGATTAAGGACGCGGACGAGGCTGGCAGTGATAAGTCAGGGGCAGGAGGATCGGCAGCCGCAGCTGGCGAGGCAGCGGGATTAGCAGGAGGCTCCTCCGAGCCTCCAGCCAAAATGGCCAGGACAGGAAAGCAGTATGGCTGCACCCAGTGCTCCTACAGCGCGGATAAGAAGGTGTCCCTAAACCGCCACATGCGCATGCACCAGACTTCGCCGGCAGCTCCCACACTGGCCAGTTTGCCCAGCCTCCTCCAGAACGGAATAGCTCCTCCGGGAGTCACGCCCAATCCGATGGAGGATAGCTCTAGTCAA CAAACCGATCGCTACTGCAGCCACTGTGATATCCGGTTCAACAACATCAAGACCTATCGAGCGCACAAGCAGCACTACTGCAGTTCGCGGCGGCCGGAGGGACAGCTCACGCCCAAACCAGCCGCATCTCCGGGAGCAGGATCCGGACCAGGTTCCACTGGGGGATCTATCGGAGTAGCTGCCCAGGTGGCTGCGCCCGGCAAGATGAGTCCGCAGGCCAGGAACAAGACTCCGACTCCCGCGATGGTGGCCGTcgcagctgcagcggcggctgctgctgcctcccTCCAGGCCACACCTCATTCGCATCCACCTTTCCTAGCACTGCCCACCCACCCGATCATTATTGTGCCCTGCTCGCTGATCCGGGCAGCCAGCTTCATTCCAGGCCCACT GCCCACACCAAACTCGGGGATCGTGAATCCAGAAACCACCTGTTTTACCGTGGACAACGGAACGATTAAGCCACTGGCCACTGCCCTAATTGGCGCCTCCTTGGAGCCCGAACGTCCCTCAGCTCCATCGTCTGCTGCCGAGGCCACAGAAGCCAAGAGCAGTCCTCCGGAGCCCAAGCGAAAAGAAGCAGGGCAAACTAG AGAATCTGCGCCTCTAGATCTTTCGCTGCGTCGATCGCCCATCACCCTGAACTCGCTGAGCCTGCGGCAGCGCCAGCTGCGCAATGCCCTTTTGGATGTGGAGGAAGTACTCCTTGCCGGCGCAGGAACTAGCAAGGAGAATGCGGAGACTCCGAGAGGAGGAGGGAGTGTGACTCCCGAGCAGATCGTTTGCGCTCCCTCCCTGCCGAGCAGTCCTTCGATGAGCCCCTCTCCCAAAAGACGAGCCATCAGTCCACGCAGTTCCGGGGCTGGTAGTGCCTCCTCCATGTCACCACCTGGTCTCAATGTCGCTGTTCCCCATCTGCTGGACATGCGCTCCATGCTACCCGCGGACTTTGGACTCTCCGAGTCgctgttggccaaaaccaaCCCAGAACTGGCTCTGAAActggcggcggcagcggccgCAGCTGCTGTGGCGGGCAGTAGTGGAGCAGCAGCCTTTCCGCCCTCTCCTCTTCCTGCCCAAGCTAGTAGCGGGAATCCTGGAAGTGGAGGATCGGCAGGTGGCGCCCAGCAGCCCCAGATCTATGTGAAAAAGGGCGTGTCCAAGTGCATGGAGTGCAATATTGTGTTCTGCAAGTATGAGAACTACCTGGCACACAAGCAGCATTATTGCTCGGCCAGGAGCCAAGAGGGTGCTAGTGAAGTGGATGTCAAGTCGGCCGTTTCACCATCCGTCGTTGGAGCTGGAGGACTAGGAAGCGGAGGAGCAGAAGCTGCTTCGACTGTGGAAACCACTCCGGTGGCATATCAACAGTTGATCTGCGCTGCCTGCGGAATTAAGTACACTTCCCTGGACAACCTGCGCGCCCATCAGAACTACTATTGTCCCAagggaggagcagctgctgccccCGCCGCGACGCCCACTGATCCCGGCCAGCTGGCCATGGCAAAGGAGAAGTGCGGAAAGTGCAAGACACTGCATGAAATTGGCCTGCCTTGTCCACCCCCCGTCGCCAATCCCCTCGCAGCGCCACCAGCCAATCCCCAACCCGCCTCCAATAGTCTGAACAAGTGTCCCGTTTGCGGGGTGGTGAGTCCCACCGCGGCACTGGCCAAGAAACACATGGAGATGCACGGAACAGTAAAGGCCTACCGCTGCAGCATCTGCCAGTACAAGGGGAACACTCTTCGCGGCATGCGCACCCACATTCGAACCCATTTCGACAAGAAGACTAGCGACGTCAACGAGGAGCTCTACATGACCTGCATCTTTGAGGAGGATGTGACCGCGCTGAGTCAGGAGCTGGTTCCTTCAACAGCGGCATCTGCCACAAGTGTACACGATTCCATGGATCATCCCTCGCAGATGTTCAACTGTGATTACTGCAACTATGTTTCCACCTACAAGGGCAATGTG CTGCGCCACATGAAGCTGATGCATCCCCATGTGGCCATCAACTCACCCTCCATTTCCCCCGACACCAGAGACCAGGATGTGACTTCCAACACCACTCCCAACCAACACTCGAATTCCGATGGATCCAACGGAGAGGCAACCAG CTTCCACATTAAATCGGAGCCCCTGGATCCACCCCCGACTGTGAATCTGGTGCACGAGAACAACAACTCGCCGATCGCCACGCCACATATTAAGGCTGAGCCAATCGAGGTCGGAGCGGATGCTGCGGCCGGCGGGCTGGTTCCGCCGATGACTTCTCCGCTgggaaacagcagcagcatggctgccgcagcagctgccgccgccgaGGTGATGAAGAAGTACTGCTCGACCTGTGACATATCATTCAACTACGTGAAAACCTACCTGGCCCATAAGCAGTTTTACTGCAAAAACAAGCCGATTCGCCCAGAGGCCAGCGACAGCCCCAGTCCGAACCACCTGGGCGGAGGCGTTGCCGTGGGCCTGGGCATTGGCGGCCTGGTCGGTGGACACGGCCAGCAGAAGAACAAGGAGAACCTGCAGGAGGCGGCCATTTGA
- the LOC6526316 gene encoding SUMO-conjugating enzyme UBC9-B, with amino-acid sequence MSGIAITRLGEERKAWRKDHPFGFVARPAKNPDGTLNLMIWECAIPGKKSTPWEGGLYKLRMIFKDDYPTSPPKCKFEPPLFHPNVYPSGTVCLSLLDEEKDWRPAITIKQILLGIQDLLNEPNIKDPAQAEAYTIYCQNRLEYEKRVRAQARAMAATE; translated from the coding sequence ATGTCCGGCATTGCTATCACACGTCTGGGGGAGGAGCGCAAGGCCTGGAGGAAGGATCACCCGTTCGGGTTCGTCGCCCGACCCGCCAAGAACCCCGACGGCACCCTCAACCTGATGATCTGGGAGTGCGCCATTCCCGGCAAGAAGTCCACCCCCTGGGAGGGCGGTCTCTACAAGCTGCGCATGATCTTCAAGGACGACTACCCCACATCGCCGCCCAAGTGCAAGTTCGAGCCGCCACTGTTCCACCCGAACGTCTATCCCTCGGGCACCGTCTGCCTGTCGCTGCTGGACGAGGAGAAGGACTGGCGCCCCGCCATCACCATCAAGCAAATCCTGCTGGGCATCCAGGACCTGCTCAACGAGCCGAACATCAAGGACCCGGCCCAGGCGGAGGCCTACACCATCTACTGCCAGAATCGACTGGAGTACGAGAAGCGGGTGCGCGCCCAGGCCCGCGCCATGGCGGCCACCGAGTAG
- the LOC6526317 gene encoding minor histocompatibility antigen H13 produces MAEEVIGTVKEVLKGIIENVNAPKNETAPGEKKPSTPEGMAVAYSSLVVMAMLPIIFGSIRSVKLHKLKKSTGEKADTMTKKDAMYFPLIASAALFGLYLFFKIFQKVHINYLLTGYFFVLGVIALAHLLSPVINSLMPAAVPKVPFHILFTKGEGKHKEDIVNYKFSTHDIVCLVISSVIGVWYLLKKHWIANNLFGLAFAINGVEMLHLNNFVTGVILLSGLFFYDIFWVFGTNVMVTVAKSFEAPIKLVFPQDLIENGLNASNFAMLGLGDIVIPGIFIALLLRFDDSKKRKTRIYFYSTLIAYFLGLLATIFVMHVFKHAQPALLYLVPACMGTPLLVALIRGELKVLFAYEDHPEEKPEKKEKKEKDESTSSSGSKKKESKKGK; encoded by the exons ATGGCGGAGGAAGTGATCGGAACCGTAAAGGAGGTGCTGAAGGGCATCATCGAGAATGTGAACGCACCGAAGAACGAGACGGCGCCGGGCGAGAAGAAGCCCTCGACTCCGGAGGGCATGGCGGTGGCGTACAGCAGCCTGGTGGTGATGGCCATGCTGCCAATCATCTTTGGCTCCATCCGCTCCGTTAAGCTGCACAAGCTGAAAAAG TCCACGGGCGAGAAGGCCGACACGATGACCAAGAAGGACGCCATGTACTTCCCGCTGATTGCCTCGGCAGCCCTCTTCGGACTCTACCTTTTCTTCAAGATCTTCCAAAAGGTGCACATCAACTACCTGCTCACCGGCTACTTTTTCGTGCTGGGAGTGATTGCGCTGGCGCACCTGCTCAGTCCGGTGATCAACTCGCTGATGCCCGCCGCCGTGCCCAAGGTGCCCTTTCACATCCTGTTCACCAAGGGCGAGGGCAAGCACAAGGAGGACATCGTCAACTACAAGTTCTCCACGCACGACATTGTCTGCCTGGTGATCTCCTCGGTGATCGGAGTGTGGTACTTGCTCAAGAAGCACTGGATTGCCAACAACCTGTTCGGTCTGGCCTTCGCCATCAACGGCGTGGAGATGCTGCACCTGAACAACTTCGTCACGGGCGTAATCTTGCTAAGCGGCCTGTTCTTCTACGACATCTTCTGGGTATTCGGCACCAACGTGATGGTCACCGTGGCCAAGAGCTTCGAGGCTCCCATCAAACTAGTGTTCCCCCAGGACCTGATCGAGAACGGCCTGAACGCCTCGAACTTCGCCATGCTGGGACTGGGCGATATCGTCATTCCGGGCATCTTCATTGCCTTGCTGCTGCGCTTCGACGACAGCAAGAAGCGCAAGACGCGCATCTACTTCTACTCCACGCTGATCGCCTACTTCCTGGGCCTGCTGGCCACCATCTTCGTGATGCATGTGTTCAAGCACGCGCAGCCGGCCCTGCTCTACCTGGTGCCAGCCTGCATGGGCACTCCCCTCCTGGTGGCCCTCATCCGCGGCGAGCTGAAGGTGCTATTTGC CTATGAAGACCATCCCGAGGAGAAGCCCGaaaagaaggagaagaaggaaaAGGACGAGAGCACCAGCTCATCCGGCAGCAAAAAGAAGGAGTCCAAGAAGGGCAAGTAG
- the LOC6526318 gene encoding neuronal acetylcholine receptor subunit alpha-4 produces the protein MTTTTTPKIKSPVSGPGLPRLLQMLMGILLMVCTSVPGATSAPDPKISNVKALDRLHAVLFTSYDNDVQPRFQGAPTNVSLGMVVTYIDIDELNGKLTTHCWLNLRWRDEERVWQPSEYDNITEITLRSSEVWTPQITLFNGDEGGLMADTQVTLSHDGHFRRMPPALYTAYCELNMLNWPHDKQSCKLKVGSWGLKVVLPENGTAVGQSLDHDDLVQSPEWEIVDSQAQFVSQDYYGYMEYTLTAQRRSSMYTAVIYTPASCIVILALSAFWLPPHMGGEKIMINGLLIIVIAAFLMYFAQLLPVLSNNTPLVVIFYSTSLLYLSVSTIVEVLVLYLATAKHKRRLPEALRKLLHGNLGTWLLLSHFSTTGESQAEKNKEMDEHLYEDADEQDASSPLGINPAEVPGAKANQFDWALLATAVDRICFLAFSLAFFILAIRCSV, from the exons ATGACGACCACGACGACTCCCAAGATAAAGTCACCAGTTTCCGGTCCTGGACTTCCACGACTGCTACAGATGCTAATGGGGATACTTCTTATGGTGTGCACTTCCGTGCCAGGCGCCACTT CTGCCCCGGACCCCAAGATCTCCAATGTCAAGGCCTTGGATCGCCTCCACGCCGTGCTGTTCACAAGCTACGACAACGATGTGCAGCCCCGGTTCCAAGGAGCCCCCACGAACGTGTCCCTGGGAATGGTGGTCACCTACATAGACATCGACGAGCTGAACGGCAAGCTGACCACTCACTGCTGGTTGAATCTC CGATGGAGAGATGAGGAGCGTGTGTGGCAGCCGTCGGAATATGACAACATCACGGAAATCACTTTGCGGTCCAGCGAGGTCTGGACACCACAAATCACACTCTTCAACGGCGACGAGGGCGGCCTGATGGCGGACACCCAGGTGACCCTCTCCCACGATGGCCACTTCCGGCGGATGCCGCCTGCCCTGTACACGGCCTACTGCGAACTCAACATGCTGAACTGGCCCCACGACAAGCAGAGCTGCAAGCTGAAGGTCGGCTCCTGGGGCCTGAAGGTCGTCCTGCCGGAGAACGGCACGGCAGTGGGTCAGTCCCTTGACCACGACGACCTGGTGCAGTCACCGGAGTGGGAGATCGTGGACTCCCAAGCGCAGTTTGTCAGCCAGGACTACTACGGCTACATGGAGTACACTCTGACGGCTCAGCGGCGATCCTCGATGTACACTGCTGTCATCTACACCCCCGCCTCCTGCATCGTCATCCTGGCCCTCTCAGCCTTCTGGCTGCCTCCCCACATGGGCGGCGAGAAGATCATGATTAATGGCCTGCTCATCATCGTGATCGCCGCCTTCCTCATGTACTTCGCCCAACTGCTGCCAGTGCTGTCCAACAATACTCCACTTGTGG TGATTTTCTACAGCACCAGCCTGCTGTACTTGAGCGTCTCCACCATCGTCGAGGTCCTGGTCCTGTACCTGGCCACTGCCAAGCACAAGAGGCGCCTGCCGGAGGCGCTGAGGAAGCTGCTGCACGGCAACCTGGGCACCTGGCTGCTGCTCTCGCATTTCAGCACCACCGGCGAGTCGCAGGCGGAGAAGAACAAGGAGATGGACGAGCACCTGTACGAGGACGCGGACGAGCAGGACGCGTCCAGTCCGCTGGGCATCAACCCCGCCGAAGTGCCGGGCGCCAAGGCCAACCAGTTCGACTGGGCGTTGCTGGCCACCGCCGTGGACCGCATTTGCTTTCTGGCCTTCAGTCTGGCCTTCTTCATCCTGGCCATCAGGTGTTCCGTGTAG